A stretch of Pomacea canaliculata isolate SZHN2017 linkage group LG6, ASM307304v1, whole genome shotgun sequence DNA encodes these proteins:
- the LOC112566580 gene encoding uncharacterized protein LOC112566580 isoform X2 → MVDVDMTDMPDVDMTDLPDVDLTDLPDLDLTDMPDVGVSSAGHSPNKLGIDMRGDTTYPTSSEAKSHDFLDSSSDFSLTSVSTLDVRDFEGHSPPDLEAEPENDEFFLPQTSANDGTALGGQHNLEFSKYQPDTWPSDTELSDDVGERYLSESKSRPHALYMLDMSAASIAEKIAMQRHLIVSSSGNYTEFASPCRERGASSRRKSSCLPLKKLHRFGQETCLFFRRRLLQRRETTLQKCELTLTSVPEEMDNLVLLFTKHTDFMVTEAVSIYFPSFFENKVMVPQCLLPSNSQETVDIVVCCLTHVTQGHLQGFSKICASAKCCLQTASS, encoded by the exons ATGGTCGACGTCGACATGACTGACATGCCTGATGTCGACATGACTGACTTGCCTGACGTCGACTTGACTGACTTGCCTGACCTCGACTTGACTGACATGCCTGACGTCGGCGTCTCCAGTGCCGGACATAGTCCTAACAAGCTTGGCATTGACATGAGAGGAGATACAACATATCCTACGAGCTCCGAGGCAAAGTCTCACGACTTTTTAGATTCTTCGTCAGATTTCAGCTTGACCAGCGTTTCAACCTTGGACGTCCGTGATTTTGAAGGACACAGCCCACCCGACCTCGAAGCTGAACCTGAAAATGACGAATTTTTTCTTCCGCAAACGTCAGCTAACGACGGGACAGCACTTGGGGGGCAACATAACCTCGAGTTCAGCAAGTATCAGCCTGACACTTGGCCTTCAGACACCGAACTTTCGGACGATGTCGGTGAGCGGTACTTGTCCGAGTCGAAATCCCGACCGCATGCTCTGTATATGCTGGATATGTCTGCGGCGAGCATTGCTGAGAAGATAGCCATGCAGAGACACTTGATTGTCAGCTCCAGTGGAAACTATACCGAGTTCGCCAGTCCTTGTAGAGAGAGAGGTGCCAGTTCACGGAGAAAG TCAAGCTGCCTGCCATTAAAGAAGCTCCACAGGTTTGGACAAGAAACTTGTCTCTTTTTTCGTCGCAGACTTCTACAGCGAAGAGAGacaacattacaaaaatgtgaACTTACTCTGACTTCAGTTCCAGAGGAAATGGATAATCTGGTCCTACTATTCACTAAACACACAGATTTTATGGTCACAGAAGCTGTTTCAATctactttccttctttttttgaaaacaag GTGATGGTTCCACAATGCCTACTGCCTAGCAACTCTCAAGAGACTGTGGACATAGTAGTTTGCTGTTTGACTCATGTCACACAAGGTCATCTACAAGGCTTCAGCAAGATTTGTGCCAGTGCCAAGTGCTGTCTGCAGACAG
- the LOC112566580 gene encoding uncharacterized protein LOC112566580 isoform X1 — translation MVDVDMTDMPDVDMTDLPDVDLTDLPDLDLTDMPDVGVSSAGHSPNKLGIDMRGDTTYPTSSEAKSHDFLDSSSDFSLTSVSTLDVRDFEGHSPPDLEAEPENDEFFLPQTSANDGTALGGQHNLEFSKYQPDTWPSDTELSDDVGERYLSESKSRPHALYMLDMSAASIAEKIAMQRHLIVSSSGNYTEFASPCRERGASSRRKSSCLPLKKLHRFGQETCLFFRRRLLQRRETTLQKCELTLTSVPEEMDNLVLLFTKHTDFMVTEAVSIYFPSFFENKVMVPQCLLPSNSQETVDIVVCCLTHVTQGHLQGFSKICASAKCCLQTENKVHLAFSVDLAPHQPQCALLSQRNTLLSCRVLVSHLPSSQYHFESKPHPVSTHFIEMMLLQTAAPFQEHFKMVSSTCDSPASFCIDLQPRSYYAVCMYRLTTALVSGVFNVPCAASPIHLKTYADKHSTKNMLERTEAMISGGEATLLPHLFLSKPQVSDLEYFLNACTFSKPEIAHNIRATYRKKHIYLAKNSHLDGLRFAAWDGLPDTKDQYTLSEPSEQVHVPALTIFNVDTRLYFADLWSFYEKHYVTLVLTTPGSKTHKICKKLFCKLDPYSNLFFFRKRSLCPEPSVEVYTSSTVNVEIFYSDSSDITEMLLHVPDQVYVSKLQV, via the exons ATGGTCGACGTCGACATGACTGACATGCCTGATGTCGACATGACTGACTTGCCTGACGTCGACTTGACTGACTTGCCTGACCTCGACTTGACTGACATGCCTGACGTCGGCGTCTCCAGTGCCGGACATAGTCCTAACAAGCTTGGCATTGACATGAGAGGAGATACAACATATCCTACGAGCTCCGAGGCAAAGTCTCACGACTTTTTAGATTCTTCGTCAGATTTCAGCTTGACCAGCGTTTCAACCTTGGACGTCCGTGATTTTGAAGGACACAGCCCACCCGACCTCGAAGCTGAACCTGAAAATGACGAATTTTTTCTTCCGCAAACGTCAGCTAACGACGGGACAGCACTTGGGGGGCAACATAACCTCGAGTTCAGCAAGTATCAGCCTGACACTTGGCCTTCAGACACCGAACTTTCGGACGATGTCGGTGAGCGGTACTTGTCCGAGTCGAAATCCCGACCGCATGCTCTGTATATGCTGGATATGTCTGCGGCGAGCATTGCTGAGAAGATAGCCATGCAGAGACACTTGATTGTCAGCTCCAGTGGAAACTATACCGAGTTCGCCAGTCCTTGTAGAGAGAGAGGTGCCAGTTCACGGAGAAAG TCAAGCTGCCTGCCATTAAAGAAGCTCCACAGGTTTGGACAAGAAACTTGTCTCTTTTTTCGTCGCAGACTTCTACAGCGAAGAGAGacaacattacaaaaatgtgaACTTACTCTGACTTCAGTTCCAGAGGAAATGGATAATCTGGTCCTACTATTCACTAAACACACAGATTTTATGGTCACAGAAGCTGTTTCAATctactttccttctttttttgaaaacaag GTGATGGTTCCACAATGCCTACTGCCTAGCAACTCTCAAGAGACTGTGGACATAGTAGTTTGCTGTTTGACTCATGTCACACAAGGTCATCTACAAGGCTTCAGCAAGATTTGTGCCAGTGCCAAGTGCTGTCTGCAGACAG AAAACAAAGTCCATCTTGCTTTTTCTGTAGACCTAGCACCTCACCAACCACAGTGTGCTTTGCTGTCTCAGAGAAATACTTTG CTTTCCTGCAGAGTTCTGGTCAGCCACCTTCCATCCTCACAATACCATTTTGAGTCTAAGCCTCATCCAGTCAGCACCCACTTTATAGAAATGATGCTTTTACAAACTGCTGCACCATTCCAAGAACATTTTAAGATGGTATCTTCCACCTGTGACAGTCCAGCCTCATTTTGCATAGACCTACAGCCTAGGAGTTACTATGCTGTTTGCATGTATCGCCTAACTACAGCTTTGGTTTCTGGAGTCTTCAATGTACCCTGTGCTGCCTCGCCCATCCACTTGAAAACAT ATGCTGATAAACATTCTACCAAAAACATGCTTGAGCGGACTGAGGCCATGATAAGTGGAGGTGAAGCAACTCTTTTGCCACACCTATTTTTGTCCAAACCACAGGTATCTGACTTGGAATACTTTCTGAATGCATGTACTTTCAGCAAGCCAGAGATTGCCCACAACATAAGGGCAACCTATAGAAAAAAACATATCTATCTTGCAAAGAACAGTCACCTTGATGGCCTGCGCTTTGCAGCATGGGATGGCCTGCCAGATACAAAGGATCAGTACACTTTGAGTGAACCAAGTGAACAAGTGCATGTGCCAGCACTGACCATATTTAATGTGGACACTCGCCTGTATTTTGCAGATTTGTGGTCTTTCTATGAGAAACATTATGTCACCCTTGTACTTACAACCCCTGGCTCTAAGACCCACAAGATCTGCAAGAAACTCTTTTGTAAGTTAGATCCCTACAGTAATTTGTTCTTCTTTCGCAAGCGCTCACTTTGTCCTGAACCCAGCGTGGAAGTGTATACTTCAAGCACTGTCAATGTAGAGATCTTCTACTCTGATTCATCAGACATCACAGAGATGCTTCTACATGTCCCAGACCAGGTATATGTTTCAAAGCTTCaagtttaa